Proteins co-encoded in one Halorussus vallis genomic window:
- a CDS encoding NAD(P)/FAD-dependent oxidoreductase, translating into MIGVVGGGIAGLAAAYRLQKHGHDVQVFEASDQVGGLAAVYETAGDPIEKFYHHLSASEETIVDLIEELGLGDDLVWPIGKNAYYWDGTVHPMDKPWEIAAYPHMSVYDKFRLTMLTQEIDVRGGIPKLDTYENLEDFEDVPIEQFLREHTSDGVYEGFFEPLLDAKFGSRKDDVSAAWLLGRIKFRGERDLLRGEPLGYLEGGFGKLLDALVDAVGRENITTNAMVEEVGIEDGEVRDVTVAVREPAEAAQEAGQAEADGGVTAETHDVDGVVVAAMPNVLQDLTGYECDIDFQGAVCALVTMEDQLTDTYWLNIGHDAPFGALIEHTNYISPDHYGGEHLLYVASYIQDYEEELWQMDDDEIEDLWLGHIEEMFPEWDRSKVKEFRLARNPRAAPIYERGYLDMVVPYDLGDDIAEGIYYAGMASRAQYPERSLNGGIVAGYECADRIAGRKEVIRPE; encoded by the coding sequence ATGATAGGTGTCGTTGGTGGGGGTATCGCGGGTCTCGCGGCCGCCTACCGCCTCCAGAAGCACGGTCACGACGTGCAGGTGTTCGAAGCCAGCGACCAGGTCGGCGGGCTCGCCGCGGTGTACGAGACCGCGGGCGACCCCATCGAGAAGTTCTACCACCACCTCTCGGCGTCCGAGGAGACGATCGTCGACCTCATCGAGGAACTCGGCCTGGGCGACGACCTCGTCTGGCCCATCGGGAAGAACGCCTACTACTGGGACGGAACCGTCCACCCGATGGACAAGCCGTGGGAGATCGCCGCCTACCCCCACATGAGCGTCTACGACAAGTTCCGGCTCACGATGCTCACCCAGGAGATAGACGTCCGCGGTGGAATTCCGAAGCTCGACACGTACGAGAACCTCGAAGACTTCGAGGACGTGCCCATCGAGCAGTTCCTCCGCGAGCACACCTCCGACGGCGTCTACGAGGGCTTCTTCGAACCGCTACTCGACGCGAAGTTCGGCTCCCGGAAGGACGACGTGAGCGCGGCCTGGCTGCTGGGTCGCATCAAGTTCCGCGGCGAGCGCGACCTGCTCCGGGGCGAACCGCTGGGCTACCTCGAAGGCGGCTTCGGCAAACTCCTCGACGCGCTGGTCGACGCGGTGGGCCGGGAGAACATCACGACCAACGCGATGGTCGAGGAGGTCGGCATCGAGGACGGCGAGGTCCGGGACGTGACCGTCGCGGTCCGAGAGCCGGCGGAGGCCGCCCAGGAGGCCGGCCAGGCCGAGGCCGACGGCGGCGTCACCGCCGAAACCCACGACGTCGACGGCGTCGTGGTCGCGGCGATGCCCAACGTCCTCCAAGACCTCACGGGCTATGAGTGCGACATCGACTTCCAGGGCGCGGTCTGTGCGCTCGTGACGATGGAGGACCAGCTCACGGATACCTACTGGCTCAACATCGGCCACGACGCGCCGTTCGGCGCGCTCATCGAGCACACCAACTACATCTCGCCGGACCACTACGGCGGCGAGCACCTGCTGTACGTCGCCAGCTACATCCAGGACTACGAGGAGGAGCTCTGGCAGATGGACGACGACGAGATAGAGGATCTGTGGCTCGGCCACATCGAGGAGATGTTCCCCGAGTGGGACCGCTCGAAGGTGAAGGAGTTCCGCCTCGCCCGGAATCCGCGCGCGGCGCCCATCTACGAGCGGGGCTACCTCGACATGGTGGTGCCCTACGACCTCGGCGACGACATCGCGGAGGGCATCTACTACGCCGGGATGGCGAGTCGGGCCCAGTACCCCGAGCGGAGCCTCAACGGCGGCATCGTCGCGGGCTACGAGTGCGCCGACCGGATCGCGGGCCGGAAGGAAGTGATTCGGCCGGAGTAG